The following are encoded together in the Mesoplodon densirostris isolate mMesDen1 chromosome 2, mMesDen1 primary haplotype, whole genome shotgun sequence genome:
- the LOC132476612 gene encoding SNRPN upstream reading frame protein-like: MERPLETFCSEERPVARWSRARDRLHLRWTMEQHIPEVEVQVKRKRTASLSNQERHLYPRWSQQQHQVPAVDFHVELRQAFLAETPRGG; this comes from the coding sequence ATGGAACGGCCACTGGAGACATTCTGCTCTGAGGAGCGGCCAGTGGCACGATGGAGCAGGGCCAGGGACCGCTTACACTTGAGATGGACTATGGAACAGCACATCCCAGAGGTGGAAGTCCAAGTCAAACGTAAAAGGACAGCCTCGCTGAGCAACCAGGAGCGTCACCTGTACCCGAGGTGGTCTCAGCAGCAGCACCAAGTACCTGCAGTGGATTTCCATGTGGAACTGAGACAGGCATTCTTGGCTGAGACGCCAAGAGGTGGTTAA
- the BLZF1 gene encoding golgin-45, whose product MTTLESLETKVILTSSPIRGAGDGMETEEPPKSIEVTPGIQPIKHHILPSPRKKAVPSESPGVLQLGKILAEKAVEVEAVRILVPKAAITHDIPNKNAKVKSVGHHKGELLGQPEGVEEPRKELSEVKNILEKLKNSERRLLQDKEGLSNQLRVQSEVNRELKKLLVASVGDDLQYHFERLAREKNQLILENEALGRNIAQLSEQLERMSIQCDVWRSKFLASRVMADELTNSRAVLQRQNRDAQSAIQDLLSEREQFRQEMIATQKLLEELLVSLQWGREQTYYPNAQPHSTAELALTNHKLAKAVNSHLLGDVGTNGQKKFPSAVEFCSTPAEKRAETVLRILDPVTCTESSPGNPFSESSPTTLLATKKNIGRFHPYTRYENITFGCCNHCQGELIAL is encoded by the exons TCATCCTTACTTCATCCCCAATTCGAGGAGCGGGAGATGGAATGGAAACTGAGGAACCACCTAAATCTATTGAAGTTACTCCTGGAATCCAACCTATAAAGCATCACATCCTTCCAAGTCCACGAAAGAAAGCAGTTCCATCAGAAAGCCCAGGCGTTCTTCAGCTGGGGAAGATTCTCGCTGAAAAAGCAGTGGAAGTCGAAGCTGTAAGAATATTAGTTCCCAAAGCCGCTATAACCCATGATATCCCCAACAAAAATGCAAAGGTTAAGTCTGTGGGACATCATAAAGGAGAATTACTTGGCCAGCCAGAGGGAGTTGAAGAACCCAGAAAGGAACTATCTGAGGTAAAGAATATATTGGAAAAGCTCAAGAACTCTGAAAGGAGGTTACTACAGGACAAAGAAGGTCTTTCAAACCAGCTCAGAGTACAGTCAGAG GTCAATCGTGAGTTAAAAAAGCTGCTGGTGGCTTCTGTTGGGGATGATCTTCAATATCACTTTGAACGTCTAGCCCGTGAGAAAAATCAACTTATTTTAGAAAACGAAGCCCTAGGTCGAAACATAGCTCAGCTTTCCGAACAGTTAGAACGGATGTCGATACAGTGTGATGTGTGGCGAAGTAAATTCCTTGCAAgcag GGTTATGGCAGATGAGTTAACCAACTCCAGAGCGGTTTTACAGCGTCAAAACCGTGATGCACAGAGTGCTATACAAGATCTCCTGAGTGAACGGGAACAGTTTCGTCAGGAAATGATAGCTACGCAGAA GTTGTTGGAGGAGCTCTTGGTTTCCTTGCAGTGGGGAAGAGAGCAAACTTACTACCCTAATGCGCAACCTCACAGCACAGCAGAACTAGCGTTAACAAATCACAAGTTGGCAAAAGCAGTAAATTCTCATCTTCTGGGAGATGTTGGCACTAATGGTCAAAAAAAGTTTCCATCAGCAGTTGAATTCTGCAGCACCCCAGCAGAAAAAAGGGCTGAGACG GTTCTACGCATTTTGGATCCAGTAACCTGTACAGAGAGCTCACCTGGAAATCCATTTTCTGAGTCTTCACCAACCACCTTACTtgctacaaagaaaaatattggacGATTTCATCCCTATACAAGATATGAAAATATAACTTTCGGTTGCTGCAATCACTGCCAGGGAGAACTTATTGCCCTTTAA